AAGACGTCCCGATAGAAATTGGTAAATGAAGTCCACCGTATTCTTGTTCGCAGTCACTTTCGGCATCACAATTTCCTTCGTGCTATTCAATCAGCAAAATCCATCTCCTACTAAACCCGATCCAATGGCTCGGAGCTTTTTGTTGTGGCTACATGGACTGGGCGATTCGGGTCCTGCTAACGAACCCATCAAGACGCTTTTCACGTCTCCCCAGTTCAGCAAAACCAATTGGTCTTTCCCTTCTGCTCCTTCTAATCCCGTCACTTGTAACCGTATGTTCTATTCACATCTAGGACTGTTTGTTCTTTGTTTGTTGACTTTTTTGGCAGATGTTTGCCCTGTACGTAGACTGCAATTTATCAGATGCTGCAGGTTCACTGGCGAGTTTTTGGGTTTTTGTTGTCGCTGCATTTGATTTAACTAACTGATTAAAAAATACAATTATTTGTTATGCGAATTGATTACTGCATGACTATTGACTTACCAAGGTGAAGTCTTTAGGAAGTAAATGATCCTTGGGTTTGTCTAAAATCTAACtagtttcttctttctttctgtgTTTTATATGCCTTGGCAATTATACTGTCTTTCATATTTTAACGTACAGTAAAGATGTAAATGGTGCTGCTGCTATGCTTCAGACTTGGTGACATTTTCACAGGAAAATGATGTGCCCATGTTTGAGATTTGTTGCTTGGCCACTTTTGTGTAGACTATGAATGATATGTCCTGTCTCAAATAATCGTCGACAGTTTTCTCACTTCGGAGTGAAGCGCTTACCCCAAAAAGAGAAAAACACAAATTGATAGCTTAAATACTaagatttattatattatataacactacatcaaaatgaaagccaTTGGAATATAGCGGGCCTGGGTTTTGCATCTTATTTGGGCTCACGAGTTAACAATATCTCTTTGCTGCATGCTCATTTGCGATTCTGGGTTTCCTTGTAGATGGTGCTGTTATGCCTTCATGGTTTGATATTGCTGAAATACCTGTGACAGCTGTAAGTTTGCATCATTTTATCATCAATTTCCCATCATAATTCATCAGCATCTTTGTCTTTTAATCCTTTTTTAATCTATATATTATGTCGAGCTCCATTATAAGTCTTTTCAAGTTCTATTGCATTGCTAAAGAATCTGTATTTGATTCACTTTTCCTTAAACATATTCATTATAATATGTACAAAATCGACTTATTGTCGTGATTTGTGTTCAAACAGATTCAATTTGCTATCTTTACAAACAGATTCATTTTATTATCATGTATTTGATTCATTTTCCCTCTAAATGGTTATGCCAAATAACAAAGTAGGAAGTAATATGTTTTGGCTAGCAATATTCCAGGCTAGTACATGTAACTATATATATCTGATCAGTACTTTGGATACCCTGGACTATGTATTGGCTCAGTCTGATTATCTACAGCATTATCATTGTCAGGATTCTCCAAAAGATGAAGGTAGTGTGCTCAAAGCAGTTCAGAATATACATGCAATGATTGATAAAGAGATAGCATCTGGAATCAATCCTAGCAATGTTTTTGTATGTGGATTTAGTCAAGGAGGTTTGTGTTTTCTTTTTCCCATGGTTAAATTAGCCTATCCACCTATTAAGAAAGCGGGTTGGATTGCAGTTGAATCACTATTTTTGAAGTATGATTTTTCAGGGGCCTTGACATTGGCTAGCGTCCTGCTGTACCCGAAAGCTTTGGGTGGAGGTGCAGTGTTTAGTGGATgggttccattcaattcttcaattctagaacgTGTCACACCAGAAGCAAAGAAGGTTGTATCCTGCTCACGAGCCACTTCTTGTCTATTCCATTTGTCCTCGAGCATCTTTCTCTACTTTAATAGGTTTATGTATACTTGCTCCTCACCTGATGAATGAAATGTGTAAGTTTTATGATGTGTGGTGATTGGCATATTGTGTTGGTTTCAAGTTATGCTTTCTGTTTACAATGCCATCGATATGACATATAGTAATGCAATTTTCAGACTCCTATATTATGGTCCCATGGAATGGCTGATAGAACTGTCCTCTTCGAGGCTGGGCAAGCAGGACCACCTTTCCTTGAAAAAGCTGGTGTCAGCTGTGAATTCAAGGTTGTATACTACTCTCTCCCTTAAAGATTGGTTTAGTTTGTGTATGTTTTATGCGTCTGCATGTATATTGGAGCTTATGTGATACTATatctatttatatatgtatctaAGTGGATATTGGTCACAGCATGTTTTTACGTATGAATTATATAATTCGAGTTTTTTCGCCTTTTGGTTTGGAAATGGTGGCGATGGAGTGAGAGGTGGCATACGAGGGTTGTTCTTCCCCTCATCTCCAAATTTCTTGAATAAAACTGGTACTTTTATGGAAGTAGTTAAAACTTGGACAAGCTGGCCATTCTTGGGTATTTGCAAAATTGTCTTAACTACTATGGTTTGGTTCTCAAATCTCAGGCTTATCCTGGCCTTGGTCACTCCATAATTACTGAGGAGCTCAAGAGTTTGGAATCGTGGATCAAATCACATCTTCAGAGTTCTTCCTGAACTCTCCGATTACCTTATGTTCGACTTTCAAACAGTTAAATGGTGGCATATTGTGAGAACGTTGTTATACTTGTCACCTTGTCTCTTTAACGGTAAGATCCAATTTTGTTTAATGTTAGGCCTGTTGGCCGAATTATTGTTTTCAACTGATAACTGTTTTCTCAACATATGATCTTCATTTCTCAGTCCCCAATACACGGGTCTTCAATATACATTCATCTGACCAGTTGCTAAATTCTTTAGTTTAAGTATGGCGGTAATGTTTGGTTGGGCTTTTAATacaatttcaatttaaaataaattttgaaaaatttatataaaaatgatgttgagattatattcaaatatgattttatgaaagTTAAccgatctcaaaaataaataaaaaaatgtcaTTATgggatataaaaaaataataattgtataGCTAGCATATTTTATTCTAAAAATTGGTTGGAAAAGTTGATAGATTTGAGAGTCGCATGCATATTTTGTGCTTATTTTAATCGAAAAGTAAGAAAGTGGGAGACATGCATTTCAAATCATTACCCTAGATTATGAAGTGATATGTGTTTTTCACAATTTTATCGTTTCATGTAGCAATGAAGTGAACACCGcttcttaattttattttttattttttaaaaaaagggtATGAATGATCATTTATCGCACTTTTGAGTAATATATCTGAGAAGATCAAGGAAATTGGTTATCTGATGACAGAAAAGCCGACGACCGAAACCTCGGATGAAAACCTTATGAATCACTATCTTATCACACGAGGTGAATAGGATCCCCAAAATaacaattcatgattttgacgCCCAAAAAGAGCGAGCAATTTGGCATTAATTTTCATCTTATAATCTTGTTCAGTTATTTTTTTCATGGCTTGCCATTTTGGTCTTGGAAAAAGTAATTTGTACTTCTTTTATATGTCCCAAATGTGTTTTATTTTATGAGTATGTCAGGACCAGTTTTTTACCGAGTTCCATTATCAAACACGAAATTTCAAAGATTTATACTTAGTTTTGAATGATATTTTCTCGTACTATTTATTTTCCAATATAGAGTGGACCActaaaaatttaatcccaaGTACCAACCATATGACTGAAACGAAACACAATAAAGAGTTATTACAAAAATGACGGGACGGACAAAGGATTTCTTGTTTGATTTTTGAGGGGTAGAATTCAATTAATCGTGTGTTTGAGTGGTACATATCATGGATGACtcaataagatattcgtctcataaaatacacacaagtttttgttttattcttGAATAGCTTGTTTGATGAAAATGATCATACGATGAATCATGGCTCGCTTAAAAGAGGTAATTCGGGaagaatattttattcaaattaatcttatttataagaattattaaaaattaaataatcaaatattatatataacaaaatattataaatcaattaaattttgaaataatattttcCAATACATAGTGAGGCCGACGCAGGCATGTTTTGGGCCCAAATTCTGAAGATGCATGGAACAAAGAGACGGAGAGTGctaataattttctgaaaagaGAATACGATCAAAGAGATTCGCCATACAAGGGGTCCCACCTTAATCGCTCTGTTCTTTCTAACCAATCAAATCTCTTCCTTCCACGAACTATCACTGTTCATAAATGGACCTACACTGTAAGCAATACCCCCGCGTCGCACTTTAATATTCCTCCAACCCGAATTACACTACATCAATCTCTATGCTCAAGAATCAAAGACTTCCTCAAATTCCTCACCCAGTTTCTgtgtctctctctctctctgtcTCTGTTTTTTTCCTTACATCAGTAAACTTGGAAAATACAGTTGGCAACTCTCTTTTCCATCTCTATAGGTAAGCTATGAAGAAGCTATACAAAAGGGGGACGGTGCATCCGACGCCACCGGTGGTCTCGGACCAGCTTCTTTCCTTCTTGCCGGCGGCGATATTGACTTTAGCCGCCGCTCTATCTCAGGAAGAAAGGGAAGTTCTTGCATACCTCATCTCTTGCTCCTCCGCCAACTTCTCCAACAGCCACCACAAGAAAACCCCTGCCGAAGCCACTTCAGGTGGTTCTAAGGGTGGAGCGACCGACCACCCTGCGTGCTTCAGCTGCTACTGCTTCAGATGCTATATGAGCTACTGGGTGCTGTGGGATTCATCGCCAAATCGCCAGCTTATACACGAAATAATAGACGCGTTTGAAGAAAGTCTTTTTAAGGAGAGCAGGAAAGAAAAGAGCAAGAGGGAAAGGAGGAAGGGTAAAAATGTTAAAGGTAAAATTAGTCCTGAATTAGATGATGAGTCCAAGAAGTCTGAACCCAGTTTGACTAAGGAAGATTCCAACTTTACTGAATCGAACTCTCCCAAAGAGCACGGTATTGAAGGCGGCGAACAAAATAGTGGCCGTGAGGAGGAGGAGAATGGGGAGGAAGAAGACTTGGAGAGAGGGTCAGTGAGAAGATTTGTGAGCTTTCTTGGAGAAAGGATTTGGAGCGTTTGGGGTTAAAGATATTAAGCGAAGGGTAAAAAGAAGAAGATtgatttactttctttttttgctCATACCATGGAAGCAATATTCACTTTTGCTGCAAGAAATATATTTTGGTATGTTTGTAGACAAACATGTTGTAAATCAAGAGTGAGTTTTATATATTAAGTCTTCCTTAAGTTTCCGCTAAAATTAGATATTTTTTTACTTCATTTTTTGGTAAATTTGGTCATTAACAGTAACGAGTTAGTTAATTTTCATCTGCATTTGAGCTCTGCAATTGGTAAATTTCCCAGATTTAGCAAGTGCGGTTGGTGTATTGAAGGTGTTATATACTGAGCGAGTGAGTAACTCCATTATTGAGTGATCtgttttgatttaatttttattttctggAATCTCCAAACAAAGCCATCATAGTTTTTGTACTCTCTGTTTTTTCCCCTGTATAATTTGTAACTTTCCCAAGTCTCTCTTTTGTCCACTTCAGCTATTATTATCATTGCTTTCACTCTCGTCTTTTCACGTGAGGTCTCAGTCCCTTCAGCCATAATTAACCAAGGTAAATAACTGTTCTAAGAGGGAAAAAAATGAAATCTGGATGGATGAAATATCTGGAGACATGTCCTGTTTTCACATTTTAtctgtttttctttttcttttttgggCAAAGATTGAAGCAAGCTTGATTGATTGTTTTCCACCACATTGGAATTGAGAGCGATTTGTTATACTTTGACTGCCAAATTTGTACATTATCTTTTTATTGTGAGTCACATAAATGAAGCTGTCACAACGACTCACGAATTATCTGCTGCGTGGTCCAGTTATGTGCTCGAATTTGTATATAtgtaagaagaaaaaaaattaaagtgtAGCCAAGAAAAATCCAGCTTAGTTTCATATAAGTATATACGGTTTTGGGGGAAAAATGACAGAGATAAAGAAGCATTTAACTGTTAGTTTCATTTATTGCAAATATTAGGAAATTAGCCAACTCTGCAAAATTGAAATCTTTACGTACGTAGGTTTAGAATAagctgaaaataacttgtaccgATTGCAATGTTGTCCTACCATGATTCATGCAACCACTAAAAATCTATAATAGAGTGAAAGGAAActgaaattataaataattcCTATCGTGGATGTCCTTAATCTTGCAAGCGTTTTCATTAATCCGCCTGCCGCAATCACCACGTAATTCAAAATATTGAAGGATTCAACGTTAAAACTCAAATTCTATGCTAA
This region of Primulina eburnea isolate SZY01 chromosome 14, ASM2296580v1, whole genome shotgun sequence genomic DNA includes:
- the LOC140813117 gene encoding uncharacterized protein, with amino-acid sequence MKKLYKRGTVHPTPPVVSDQLLSFLPAAILTLAAALSQEEREVLAYLISCSSANFSNSHHKKTPAEATSGGSKGGATDHPACFSCYCFRCYMSYWVLWDSSPNRQLIHEIIDAFEESLFKESRKEKSKRERRKGKNVKGKISPELDDESKKSEPSLTKEDSNFTESNSPKEHGIEGGEQNSGREEEENGEEEDLERGSVRRFVSFLGERIWSVWG
- the LOC140812836 gene encoding probable carboxylesterase SOBER1-like, coding for MKSTVFLFAVTFGITISFVLFNQQNPSPTKPDPMARSFLLWLHGLGDSGPANEPIKTLFTSPQFSKTNWSFPSAPSNPVTCNHGAVMPSWFDIAEIPVTADSPKDEGSVLKAVQNIHAMIDKEIASGINPSNVFVCGFSQGGALTLASVLLYPKALGGGAVFSGWVPFNSSILERVTPEAKKTPILWSHGMADRTVLFEAGQAGPPFLEKAGVSCEFKAYPGLGHSIITEELKSLESWIKSHLQSSS